Proteins from a single region of candidate division KSB1 bacterium:
- a CDS encoding arginase family protein, which yields MVHAVHLIGFPWEEKSSLRRGSALGPWAIRRHLIRTGLIGGRLLPLPVVDEGVIRLERDDRAFEQMRHHIEDILEQQGIPIVLGGDHSITVPVVTALARRYGPVNVIWLDRHTDLHPEFLGDRLSHACAAARILEAGLARSFVQIGVRELEPWEKSLAERWGVQFLRDQAADIRWPDGPTYVSIDVDAVGWDRAGGAETGEDEWDRERLLAIVRRLRVALVGADVVELNPRLDQGGSLAAWAAQVVLQLVLQAVRSPAAEEERAGEPAGAGREARWVSPETRRRWRRPRGVALRA from the coding sequence ATGGTGCACGCGGTCCACCTGATCGGCTTTCCGTGGGAGGAGAAGAGCTCGCTGCGGAGAGGAAGCGCGTTGGGCCCCTGGGCCATCCGGCGCCACCTCATTCGGACGGGGCTGATAGGAGGACGACTCCTGCCGCTGCCCGTTGTGGACGAGGGGGTGATCCGGCTGGAGCGGGACGACCGGGCATTTGAGCAGATGCGCCACCACATTGAGGACATCTTGGAGCAACAGGGGATCCCGATCGTTCTGGGGGGAGATCACTCGATCACCGTTCCCGTCGTTACGGCCCTGGCGCGACGTTACGGCCCCGTGAACGTGATCTGGCTGGACCGCCACACTGATCTTCACCCTGAGTTTCTCGGGGACCGCCTTTCCCACGCCTGCGCCGCCGCTCGCATCCTGGAGGCCGGGCTGGCGCGCTCCTTCGTCCAGATCGGGGTCCGGGAACTGGAGCCGTGGGAAAAAAGCCTGGCGGAGCGCTGGGGAGTGCAGTTTCTTCGCGACCAGGCCGCGGACATCCGGTGGCCGGACGGGCCCACGTACGTCAGCATCGACGTGGACGCCGTAGGTTGGGACCGAGCGGGAGGCGCGGAGACAGGGGAGGACGAGTGGGATCGGGAGAGGCTTTTGGCCATCGTGCGGCGGCTGCGTGTGGCTCTCGTCGGTGCCGATGTGGTGGAGCTCAATCCTCGCCTGGACCAGGGCGGGTCCCTGGCGGCATGGGCGGCTCAGGTGGTCCTTCAGCTGGTGCTTCAGGCTGTGCGGAGCCCGGCGGCGGAGGAAGAGCGAGCCGGGGAGCCTGCCGGAGCCGGTCGCGAGGCTCGGTGGGTCTCCCCGGAGACCCGGCGGCGCTGGCGACGACCGCGGGGGGTCGCGCTTCGGGCCTGA
- a CDS encoding RidA family protein, whose protein sequence is MVGRWSKQVVVAESAPRAIGPYSQAVRVGPWLFVSGQIALDPRSGEMVTGGFEAELRQVLENLGAILRAAEMDYRDVVQVTVFLRDLSHYAKLNEIYAQYFQSEFPARCAVQVARLPRDASVEIAVVAYRARR, encoded by the coding sequence ATGGTCGGTCGCTGGAGCAAGCAGGTCGTGGTGGCGGAGAGCGCTCCGCGGGCTATCGGTCCGTACAGCCAGGCTGTACGCGTCGGGCCCTGGCTATTCGTGTCGGGGCAGATCGCCCTTGATCCGCGATCGGGGGAAATGGTCACAGGGGGATTCGAAGCGGAGCTGCGTCAGGTCCTGGAGAATCTGGGGGCCATCTTGCGCGCCGCTGAGATGGATTACCGCGACGTGGTGCAGGTCACGGTATTCTTGCGCGACCTAAGCCACTACGCCAAGCTCAACGAGATCTACGCTCAGTACTTCCAGAGCGAGTTTCCCGCACGCTGCGCTGTGCAGGTGGCACGACTACCGCGAGACGCCAGCGTGGAGATCGCGGTTGTCGCATACCGGGCCCGGAGGTAG
- a CDS encoding TIGR03546 family protein, whose translation MFWLQLLAKFIRVLREGASPAAIAGGFTVGFFVGLTPFLTLQNLVLILLAAIVRLNFAAFGLAYFFFSFFAYVLDPWLHALGWKLLTLNSLHPFYTRLYNLPIAPLTRFYNTLVWGSSVVGLALSPVVFFAVKEAIKAYRRSWAEKLEQSGVVRFVRGLKVAQWYLRIRDLEIS comes from the coding sequence ATGTTTTGGCTCCAGCTACTTGCCAAGTTCATTCGCGTCCTGCGCGAGGGGGCATCGCCGGCCGCTATTGCGGGGGGGTTTACGGTGGGCTTTTTTGTGGGCCTTACGCCCTTCTTGACCCTTCAGAATCTCGTCCTGATCCTCCTCGCGGCCATCGTACGCCTGAACTTCGCCGCCTTCGGCCTGGCGTATTTTTTCTTTAGCTTTTTCGCCTACGTCCTCGACCCATGGCTGCACGCGCTGGGCTGGAAATTGCTCACCCTCAACTCCCTGCATCCGTTTTACACCAGGCTGTACAATCTGCCCATTGCCCCGCTCACTCGATTCTACAACACCCTCGTCTGGGGAAGCTCGGTGGTCGGGCTGGCACTGTCTCCCGTCGTGTTCTTCGCCGTGAAGGAGGCGATCAAGGCATACCGCAGATCCTGGGCGGAGAAACTCGAGCAGAGTGGGGTGGTGCGCTTTGTGCGGGGTTTGAAAGTGGCCCAGTGGTACCTCAGAATCCGGGATCTGGAGATTTCCTGA
- a CDS encoding TIGR03545 family protein: protein MRKKALAIVAILVVAFLVWLYVRRNALVDSAIEGSGSRLVGAKVEIDGVSLDFLRLKLGFDRLQVTNPNDTWHNWIELGSSGVQLEWRPLLWNRYVVREFYVREIRLNSPRQTDGALPGAKPRPAGPSLTDRARRALQAKLEETPIPDLARFAQRKIDVDSLIRVLGLTTPDSVQQLLTQLQTTAEDLRTRLVALDPRDELDRVKGLVEPIRPAEIRSLQELTDALQRVQQARTTLQSYRLRFDSTRTFVRARVDHASRQIQRVDDWARADLTRLRSSVGLPSFDATEVAQMLFGPATVEKALGALRVVELAREAMPYVAKAQAFARAGKVQRPPRGKGVNVSFPVTEKWPKWLVRRVEVSAVSSRTDTSRAWFVAGELRNLNSDPRFLGKPTTVQLKGRVPQGTRFELNGLLDHTSDTPLDQFDLRLTSLGLGGVEFPKSRYFPTGLELNQANATLEFELRGEHLELSMLVRCPEAAFVFPSDDPRDRLAEAFQRLFSDIRNLDLEARIAGPIDHLSLHVRSNLDVLLSHQLRALVGEQIALAQSQLEARVQRVADEQRRRLLSWYESNLKPIVDKIEEYRALFEQRDQLLEAKKQELERRIEEEKQRQKSELEKAARRKLEDLLRKRP, encoded by the coding sequence ATGCGCAAGAAGGCTTTGGCCATCGTCGCGATTCTGGTGGTGGCTTTCCTGGTTTGGCTCTACGTGCGGAGGAACGCCCTTGTGGACTCCGCCATCGAGGGATCTGGCAGCCGGCTCGTCGGCGCCAAGGTCGAGATCGATGGGGTCTCATTGGACTTTCTGCGCCTGAAACTGGGCTTTGACCGCTTGCAAGTGACCAACCCCAACGACACCTGGCACAACTGGATTGAGCTGGGATCGTCCGGAGTGCAGCTCGAGTGGCGTCCCCTGCTGTGGAATCGCTACGTGGTGCGGGAGTTCTACGTGCGGGAGATTCGGCTCAATTCGCCCCGCCAGACGGACGGAGCCCTTCCCGGCGCCAAGCCGAGACCGGCGGGGCCCTCGCTCACCGATCGGGCCCGAAGAGCCCTGCAAGCCAAGCTCGAGGAGACCCCGATCCCTGACCTCGCCCGCTTCGCCCAGCGCAAGATCGACGTGGACAGCCTGATCAGGGTCCTGGGGCTCACCACCCCGGACAGCGTACAGCAGCTGCTCACGCAGCTCCAGACCACGGCCGAGGATCTCCGCACCCGGCTGGTGGCCCTGGATCCTCGGGACGAGCTCGATCGCGTGAAGGGGCTTGTCGAGCCTATCCGCCCCGCCGAGATTCGCTCCCTACAGGAGCTCACCGACGCCTTGCAGAGGGTGCAGCAAGCACGGACAACCCTGCAAAGCTACCGTCTCCGGTTCGATTCCACCCGGACCTTTGTCCGCGCGCGTGTGGACCACGCAAGCCGCCAGATCCAGCGCGTGGACGACTGGGCCCGCGCCGACCTCACCCGCCTCCGCTCCTCCGTGGGACTGCCTTCCTTTGACGCGACCGAGGTCGCCCAGATGCTTTTCGGCCCCGCCACCGTGGAAAAAGCCCTCGGCGCGCTCCGGGTCGTGGAACTGGCACGCGAAGCCATGCCCTACGTGGCAAAGGCCCAGGCCTTCGCCCGGGCCGGCAAAGTGCAGCGGCCCCCACGGGGAAAGGGCGTCAACGTGAGCTTCCCCGTCACGGAAAAATGGCCCAAATGGCTTGTGCGCCGAGTAGAGGTCTCGGCCGTCTCCTCCCGAACAGATACCTCTCGGGCCTGGTTTGTAGCAGGAGAACTGCGCAACCTTAACTCTGATCCCCGCTTTCTGGGCAAACCGACCACCGTGCAGCTGAAAGGACGCGTCCCCCAAGGAACCCGATTCGAACTGAACGGCTTGCTGGACCACACCTCGGACACCCCTCTGGACCAGTTCGACCTGCGCCTCACTTCCCTTGGCCTGGGCGGGGTGGAGTTTCCGAAGAGCCGCTACTTCCCGACTGGTCTGGAGTTGAACCAGGCCAACGCCACCCTCGAGTTCGAGCTGAGGGGAGAACACCTCGAGCTCAGCATGCTCGTCCGTTGCCCGGAGGCAGCGTTCGTATTCCCGAGCGACGATCCGCGTGACCGCCTGGCCGAGGCATTCCAACGCCTGTTCAGCGATATCCGCAATCTCGACCTGGAGGCCCGAATCGCCGGCCCCATCGATCACCTCTCGCTCCACGTCCGCTCGAACCTGGACGTCCTCCTTTCGCACCAGCTGCGCGCACTGGTCGGCGAGCAGATAGCTCTTGCGCAGAGTCAGCTGGAAGCGCGCGTGCAGAGGGTCGCGGACGAACAGCGCCGCCGTCTCCTCTCCTGGTACGAGAGCAATCTGAAGCCGATCGTGGACAAGATCGAGGAGTACCGGGCCCTGTTCGAGCAGCGCGACCAGCTTCTGGAGGCCAAGAAGCAGGAGCTGGAGCGCAGGATCGAGGAAGAGAAGCAGAGGCAGAAATCCGAGCTCGAAAAGGCAGCGCGGCGCAAACTGGAAGACCTGCTGAGGAAGAGGCCGTAG
- a CDS encoding alpha/beta hydrolase-fold protein — protein sequence MVALGKIKTIRAVPFALLGLVLGARSSAQQFNAFVLKALATPEGRRQAVVDSFLRTLPSAPVIEADTLVHFVYAGGGSRVTLAGDMNQWDPNAWPLKNIPGTNFWYRTASFEKDARLDYKFVVDGSTWLLDPRNPYQIRGGFGPNSELRMPGYIPPPEIEYRADIPHGSLHDTVLTSTYLGNSRLVRVYTPPGYEAGAELYPLLLVHDGLDYINLAQAPNVLDNLIAEGRIQPLVAVFVPPVDRNPEYAGGRKAAFSHFIVDELMPYLYRRYRVRREANAHAVLGASNGGNISLYLAVHYPDVFANVAAQSSNVEAEISSALRDGPTLPLRFYLDLGTYDIPLLIRLVRELVLILQARGYPLRYAEYHEGHSWGNWRAHLDDALEFFFPGPALGVGDRGSLPARFALLEAYPNPTRAHSRIAIRTEGRESFELVLYDLQGRCVRIWREDFPLSAEHTLTWDGRDSAGVPVPSGVYICRLSTPGGRSATARIVLLR from the coding sequence ATGGTGGCTCTGGGGAAGATCAAGACCATCCGTGCGGTGCCCTTTGCCCTGCTTGGCCTGGTCCTGGGGGCCAGGAGCTCGGCGCAGCAATTCAACGCCTTCGTTCTGAAGGCGCTTGCTACACCGGAGGGACGCCGGCAGGCCGTTGTGGACAGCTTCCTCCGCACCCTGCCTTCCGCCCCCGTGATCGAAGCGGACACGCTGGTGCACTTCGTCTACGCGGGTGGCGGAAGTCGTGTGACCCTTGCCGGCGACATGAACCAGTGGGATCCGAACGCCTGGCCGCTCAAGAATATACCCGGGACTAACTTCTGGTACCGGACGGCGAGCTTCGAGAAGGACGCCAGGCTTGACTACAAGTTCGTCGTTGACGGCAGCACTTGGCTTCTGGATCCACGCAACCCGTACCAGATCCGCGGTGGATTCGGCCCTAACTCGGAGCTGAGAATGCCCGGCTATATACCGCCGCCCGAGATCGAGTACCGGGCCGACATCCCTCACGGTAGCCTCCACGATACCGTTCTGACCAGCACCTATCTGGGAAACTCCCGCCTCGTGCGGGTGTACACTCCGCCGGGCTACGAAGCTGGAGCCGAGCTTTACCCCCTCCTCCTCGTTCACGATGGTCTGGACTACATCAACCTGGCGCAGGCTCCCAATGTGCTGGATAATCTCATTGCGGAGGGGAGGATTCAGCCATTGGTGGCCGTTTTCGTGCCGCCCGTGGACCGCAACCCTGAATACGCGGGGGGCCGCAAAGCGGCCTTCTCGCACTTCATCGTCGATGAGCTCATGCCCTACCTATACCGGCGGTATCGCGTTCGCCGCGAGGCCAACGCACACGCCGTCCTCGGGGCCTCGAACGGCGGGAATATCTCGCTGTATCTGGCTGTGCACTATCCGGACGTCTTTGCGAACGTTGCGGCCCAGAGCAGTAATGTGGAGGCGGAGATTTCCTCGGCGCTTCGGGATGGACCCACTCTGCCTCTGCGTTTCTACCTCGATCTTGGGACCTACGATATCCCCCTGCTCATCCGGCTCGTGCGGGAGCTTGTGCTCATCTTGCAGGCTCGCGGCTATCCCCTACGTTACGCGGAGTACCATGAGGGACACAGTTGGGGCAACTGGCGCGCCCACCTGGACGACGCCCTGGAGTTCTTCTTTCCGGGGCCTGCCCTGGGCGTCGGCGATCGGGGTTCGTTGCCGGCCCGCTTCGCCTTGCTGGAGGCCTACCCGAACCCGACGCGGGCTCACAGTCGTATCGCCATTCGGACCGAAGGGAGGGAATCCTTCGAACTGGTGCTGTACGATCTTCAGGGGAGGTGTGTACGGATCTGGAGAGAGGACTTCCCCCTCTCGGCGGAACACACGCTTACCTGGGACGGCCGGGATAGTGCCGGGGTTCCGGTTCCCAGCGGGGTCTACATCTGTCGTCTGAGCACTCCCGGAGGACGTTCGGCCACTGCGCGTATCGTGCTTCTGCGCTGA